The Cyclobacteriaceae bacterium DNA segment AAGAGGAAGCTGCTCCTGCCTATACAGATGATCAGGATAACTGGCCCAAGCAGGTTGAAAAAGATGAGGAAGAAATTCCCGAGCCTGTTGTGTTGGTTAAACCACAGGAGCCGGTTGTTCCTGTTAAGGAAGTAAAACTTGAAGTTGATAAGACTGAGTCGATTAAAAAGGAGAAGGATAAAGCAGAGCCGGATTTTATCATTGAGGAACGAACCGAAACAGATGAGGTAGCAGAGAAACTGGTTGAAGATAAGGGCGTGTATGATCCCACGCTCGACTTAAGTAAATATAAGTTTCCGCCACTTGAATTGCTCAATGAGTATGATACCGGAAAGGTTCAGGTAACGCAGGAGGAGCTGAATCAGAACAAAGACAAAATTCTGGCCACACTCACCAATTTTAAAATCGGTATTTCCAGCATTAAGGCAACCATCGGCCCGACCGTTACGCTTTATGAGATTGTTCCGGATGCCGGTATCAAAATATCACGAATAAAAAACCTGGAAGATGACATTGCCTTGAGCTTAGCAGCCTTGGGTATTCGTATCATCGCACCTATTCCCGGCAAGGGAACCATTGGTATTGAAGTGCCCAACAAGAACCGCGAGATGGTAAGCATCCGTTCTGTACTTTCAACCGTTTCATTTCAAAAAACAGATAAGGAATTACCAGTTGCACTGGGAAAAACCATTTCCAACGAAGTGCTGGTTATTGACCTGGCCAAGATGCCGCACTTGCTGGTGGCTGGTGCTACGGGTCAGGGTAAATCGGTTGGGTTAAATGTTATTCTTGGCTCCTTATTATATAAGCGTCATCCATCGCAATTGAAATTTGTATTGGTAGATCCCAAAAAAGTAGAGATGGCGCTGTTCAGTAAAATCGAACGTCATTACCTGGCTAAACTTCCTAACAGTGAGGAGGCCATCATTACCGATACACGCAAAGTGGTACATACATTGAACTCGCTGTGTATTGAAATGGAAAACCGGTACGAAATTTTGAAAGATGCCGGAGCCCGAAACCTGAAAGAGTACAACGCGAAATTTGTCGCGCGCAAACTTAATCCGAAAGAAGGGCATCGGTTCTTGCCTTACATTGTGTTGGTGATTGATGAGTTAGCTGATTTGATGATGACGGCTGGCAAAGAAGTAGAAACACCGATCGCGCGGTTGGCTCAATTGGCGCGTGCCATCGGCATTCATTTGGTTGTTGCTACACAACGTCCATCGGTGAACGTAATCACCGGTGTGATCAAAGCAAACTTCCCGGCTCGATTATCCTTCCGGGTAACTTCCAAGGTTGACTCGCGCACTATTCTCGATACTGGTGGGGCCGATCAATTGGTAGGTATGGGCGATATGTTGTTGTCATCCGGATCGGATATTATTCGTTTGCAGTGTCCGTTTGTTGATACGCCTGAAATTGAGCGCATCTGTGAATACATCGGCTCACAACGCGGGTACGATTCGGCATACTTGCTGCCCGAATATGAAGATGAAGAAAGTGGTGCATCAACGGTTGACCTTTCAGAACGCGATGCCTTGTTTGAAGAGGCGGCAAAACTCATCGTTATGCACCAGCAGGGAAGTACTTCCCTCATCCAGCGCAAGCTGAAACTTGGCTATAACCGGGCAGGTCGCCTGATCGACCAGCTTGAAGCAGCCGGAATTGTGGGGCCTTTTGAAGGCAGTAAAGCCCGCGAAGTGCTGATTAAGGACGACATGAGTTTGGAACAATTATTGAATGGATTGAAGGAAAAACACGGCCAGTAACGTATTTTTGCAGCCGCTTTAGTTAATCGTTCACCAGTAAAATAAACATGAAAAAGTACGCTATCGCACTTCTTTTGGCACTTTTTGCCAAAGCATCCTTCGCCCAGTATGATCCCAAGGCCCTCGAAATTCTGGAGGCCATGAGTAAAAAATATAAAGCCTTCACTTCATTTGAAGCCAACATCACTTCCAGCATGACCAACGATGTGGAGGGCATCAAAGAGGAGTTTAAAGGAAAAATCACTGTAAAGGGTGATAAATTCCGTCTGGCGATGGATGATCAGGAAATCATCAATAACGGGACTACGGTATGGACGTATTTGCCGGCTGCCAAAGAGGTGAATATCGACAATTACGATCCGGATGCGGATGAGATCAATCCATCAAAAATCTACGAATTGTATAAAAAGGGTTTTAAGTACCTGTACCTGGAAGACCAGACTGAGAACGGTGTGTTGTGCGATGTAGTTGATCTTGTTCCTGAAAAGAAAGATGCGCAGTACTTCAAGATCAAAATGAATATCGGCAAGAAAGATCGCAGCATTCAAAGCTGGACGATGTTCGATAAGAGTGGTAACAAGTACAAGTATACCATTACTAAATTTTCGCCAAACGTAAATGTGGCTGATGCCTTCTTTACGTTTGACCCCAAAAAATACCCGGGCGTAGAAGTAATTGACTTACGATAGAAATAAACCCCATCACAAAGACCCGGAAGCTTTCGAAAGCTTCCGGGTCTTTTTATTTTTAGGCTATGAATAAAAAGCAGCTTGTTGAAGAAATTAGAAAGAAACAATCTTACCTCTGCGTTGGATTGGATACGGACATTAAAAAAATACCCGATCACCTGAAGGGAGAAAAAGATCCGGTGTTTGAATTCAACAAGCAGATCATCGATGCCACACACAACTATTGTGTGGCTTATAAGCCGAACATTGCTTTCTATGAAGCACTCGGTCCGAAGGGGTGGGAGAGTCTTCAAAAAACATTGGAATACGTTCCGAAAGATTGCTTTACGATTGCCGATGCCAAACGTGGGGATATCGGGAACACTTCTTCATTATAT contains these protein-coding regions:
- a CDS encoding DNA translocase FtsK 4TM domain-containing protein — encoded protein: MAQNTYKSNTFKKPEKERKSKASKNNKFNFDFFTDPRFGLAFGFVILISAVFLFIAFVSYLFTGKADHSVVEGVAQGGLLESALETENWLGLYGAMASHYFIFRWFGVSAFLVPFVLFLLGFKLAFKRALLPISSSLIFSVFTSLWLCLLFGYLTLNVDGVIEWSFLGGGLGYQMAMISHGLLGWGTFLLLVLSLFLFIIFFFNVTSIPAFLPADPKPMGNDAIIKEEAAPAYTDDQDNWPKQVEKDEEEIPEPVVLVKPQEPVVPVKEVKLEVDKTESIKKEKDKAEPDFIIEERTETDEVAEKLVEDKGVYDPTLDLSKYKFPPLELLNEYDTGKVQVTQEELNQNKDKILATLTNFKIGISSIKATIGPTVTLYEIVPDAGIKISRIKNLEDDIALSLAALGIRIIAPIPGKGTIGIEVPNKNREMVSIRSVLSTVSFQKTDKELPVALGKTISNEVLVIDLAKMPHLLVAGATGQGKSVGLNVILGSLLYKRHPSQLKFVLVDPKKVEMALFSKIERHYLAKLPNSEEAIITDTRKVVHTLNSLCIEMENRYEILKDAGARNLKEYNAKFVARKLNPKEGHRFLPYIVLVIDELADLMMTAGKEVETPIARLAQLARAIGIHLVVATQRPSVNVITGVIKANFPARLSFRVTSKVDSRTILDTGGADQLVGMGDMLLSSGSDIIRLQCPFVDTPEIERICEYIGSQRGYDSAYLLPEYEDEESGASTVDLSERDALFEEAAKLIVMHQQGSTSLIQRKLKLGYNRAGRLIDQLEAAGIVGPFEGSKAREVLIKDDMSLEQLLNGLKEKHGQ
- a CDS encoding outer membrane lipoprotein carrier protein LolA, which produces MKKYAIALLLALFAKASFAQYDPKALEILEAMSKKYKAFTSFEANITSSMTNDVEGIKEEFKGKITVKGDKFRLAMDDQEIINNGTTVWTYLPAAKEVNIDNYDPDADEINPSKIYELYKKGFKYLYLEDQTENGVLCDVVDLVPEKKDAQYFKIKMNIGKKDRSIQSWTMFDKSGNKYKYTITKFSPNVNVADAFFTFDPKKYPGVEVIDLR